In Mya arenaria isolate MELC-2E11 chromosome 1, ASM2691426v1, the genomic stretch CAATGATATTGTCTCCTGGATGCACCACAATATGCTTAAATTAAATGCGAACAAAACAGAACTTATACTGTTTAGCTCCAAGCGCAATGCAGATTGTATCATGGACTTGACTATAAAGATGGGCAATTCCGAGATAAAACCAACATCTTGCGTAAGAAACCTAGGGGCTTTCCTGGATTCCAAAATGGACATGGAGCAACACGTGAATACTGTTTGTAGATCTTGCTATGCTCAATTATGACAAGTAGGCCACATAAGACAATATCTAACCAGTGATGCAACTAAGACCCTTGTGAACTCTCTTGTAACATCCAGACTTGACTACTGCAACTCCCTGCTCCATGGCCTACCTAACACATCCTTGAACAAACTTCAAATCGTCCAAAACACGGCAGCTCGTATCATTACAAAGACTCCTCGATTCAACCACATCACACCAGTTTTAAAGGAACTTCACTGGCTTCCTGTGCAATACcggattgattttaaaatactgaCACATACCTATAAAGCCTTAAATGATCAATTGCCTTGCtacattaaaaacatgttaaagatACATAGACCACAGCGTGTTTTGAGATCccaaagtgacactcttactcTTGTGATACCAAGATCCCGTACTGTTACATATGGTGATCGTTGCTATGCAAATGCTGCTCCAAAGTTGTGGAATGCGCTTCCACTGGGAATACGGAACTCAAACACTTTAGACTCTTTTAAAAGATCTCTGAAAActcattttctttttgaaaatatatggtaACTGATGATTTCGTATATCTGACACATCTATGCCAAAgcttgtcattgttgttgtttttatataaggATATTTTACTTGGTTTGTGataatatgtttgattttatgtcttatatgaatattttttatttttattttttttaaatgattgttttatgctCAACTTGTATAATACGATTGATGCTCTTTTTAAGCTGTATgcctgtatttataaaatgtatagaaatGTAAAGCACTTTTGAACGTATGTGCCATATGAAAAGAGTGCTATGTAAAtgtggtataataataataataataatgaaaatgttctGAGTCATGGACTGATGGATGCCAGGACTAGACCTCTGAATGTTATGTTAAGTATCTAAAACTATATACTGTTTCATGCAACAATTGGTTCAATCATGTTTGGaattacaaataaagaaaactttcaagaagaaataaaagtattttaaataaagaataccCTTTTCAGCTGACAAATCAGTTGATTCCATTTCCAAGCGTTTGTTTGATATTGTATCTAACAAGCGTCTGTCATATTCCGAACTGATTTCAACGacagaaatttatttcaagGCACCGATTAGAAACGTCCGTCCAAAAAATTGACACATATacgttgtttttaatttctacTTTTTATAACACAGTTTGGCAAACTTGTCAAGCATGTTAGCGTTTGCAATATTTGCAGTAGTGTTTGTTCTTGGACTTATAGGCGCTGTCATTTATTTATACCCGGtaattaatatgtattattgGTTCTTAAAATTCCAAGTTTTCGCATATTTTgcgtttttactttttatagtGAACAAGTCACGTAGTTCGTACGTAATGTATGTTATGACTAGTTATTTCAAAGACTGGTGTTTAAGTTCACAGTGCAGTAAAAGTATGTCAAATAATGTCATCTAATTACCAGTGCACACTCAAGCTCAtccattaatgcaccagtcaattccatgtggccccacagtgccgggtggatgcggtggttttgtctacacgctagtccacctaaatggccgtcaacgagtcttttgatgattttttttttaatatggcagactcgtgacgtccaccatcccagcaaaaagtagcaagcggtccttttgaaattatctccgttataaattcaaatttctacgaaaatattattgcctactattaaacacgtATTTagttatgtcagtatgcccaaaaaacatgttaagttatcataaaacacttacaagtgccgattgtttatcaagtatcccgatatcagtaaatctgggacaaatctgactagttgtgtacatgtataacggtattcgtgacccataatatattaatgtgaaaataacaactctaatgacatattaaatccagttcagatcactgtcggataaaaattgaacaacattgtcattattattcaacatcaatgcatattattacagtatatcatttcgcccattgttaaatggtagagagttgtagcgttacagggatacataagaaatgtcaaaataataaaaaaagtatccctgatcgctcattattgtagctagtcTACACGCCAAATATAGCTAGAAATGTGCCTTATCTTGAGTCctttgggtgcgggggcatttggcgggggtttcacTAGTAgtttgttcccgcagggcggagactttgcctgggcttggctggaccgaaagtcaaagtccccactattcccccaACCTGGGgcggccgtggttacaattgactggtgcataacgaTAATGGTAGCCACAATAATGTGCatttagggaacttttttacatttggatatttattttgttccctaaacccCACATGTTGACTATTCCatatcaatgttaaatatattcttcaactgttacTCCACAATACTAAACActtcactgttaaataaaaacataaaagttacactttaattatttaagccaataccttttacttattacatataagtttttaatgaaacacaagTTATTAGTTTCATTAATAGATCAACTTCGTCaataaagcatcgccattttgaaaccatctagcaggtgcccgttaACTTTCCACTCAATATAcatagcgctgggatctgtcattcttggctaggaaaacaacaagtgggatatggacgcgtagagccaccaaataaaaaattgtcaaagactctgaagtggctgtttatatggactacgtTGATGGCTTTAAGCCGAGGCCGATCACTTCTGTCTTTTATTTCTTACACCACTACATTAAACcagaaagaaaaaatgcatcTAGTCAAGGGCTTGAACCaaaatggtagggtcggcgcctatgtcgtaggtagggtcgagtgacccgaaccaaatgtttttttaggcctaaccaGACTGCTGGTTCTTCCCTGCATACAGTATTGTGAACATTCATctgtgtaaataaaaaaaaaaaacggaaagTTTGttcaattattcttttttatatttaaagaacaataaTGCTCAATGTCTGCATCCTCACaagatatttgaaataaacaggCATTTTTTCTCTTAGGAAAGAGTGTGAAATCGAATTTGGGAATTTAATTATGAGAGGAAAAATGGAAGGCTAAAAAAAAGCTGCCATAGATATTGTAGTTTGAAGTTATAAAATAAGTAATAGTGTCTGATAGATTTTTTgcatgtcagtttttttttttgctgtgtCTTGCCTTACCCCAAATGTATAATGGCCAATCTGGCTGCTTGCCCCTGGTTGCACACAAATTATTTGTGTCTACAAATATAGCGTCATTGTGACTGGTACTGATGTGCACATCTTCAATGGAAATATGGCTCTAGATTGGGTGTACACAAGTTTAATACAAATCCCTGGTGGAAGATAGATCATTTATTCTGCATGATAAATGTCATAttcttaacataattatattgatcaACAGCAgttacattatttttcaaatttctccTTTCTGCTAAAATTAAAGTAAGCAAGGTCGTGCCATGAAGTTTGCTTTTTCCTCAAGAATAAACATACCATCTGACTGCATATGAAATGGTATTAAAAGGGCTAGACACCATAATGATAcatctgcaagaaaaaaaaagtcagaaactttcataaaattgacatcagtgtgtacaacacattgaatattacttactgatgtattacTTTGCTTTCGACACATGCTTTTTcccagtttttgcacatttttcaaatcaaaatttactggggttgtctaccatgtaGATGCCagtaaattataaaatagtGTCGGTACATTTATCTATACGCACAAGCAGGTATGAAATCTTGGAAACCATGCTCCATTGTAAACGGGGAAACACAGATTAGACAGCAACATGATAGTGTACTGTATTTGCCAaattttggaccatctggtgtctagcccctgcAAGACATGTAGATCTAAgactttatttttctatgataCGATTAATTTCCTCCTGGCACTACTTCTGCAGAATAACCATATGCCTCATTCTGTACAGTATcaattcattatttgtttaaattctgCTTTTCAGAGTTCTAAAAGCCCATCAACTGTGCCTGGATTAGACCCTGTGAACAAGGAGTAAGTTTTCTTTGCTTCTAAGTCCTTTAATTCATTCCTTTCATTTGCATGCATAAATTACATGATAATGTCTAAATTCACAATCATGCATTAAAAGTTGCGCAATAtagtttgatgcattttttttttaattttaatgcattatcattatataattcatttgactttaatgatcaaaacaaaaagaagcatatgattaaagctgcactcccacagatttactgtttttacaactttttttattttttttgtcttggaaagagcaaatatttgcgtaaattaATTTGCGTAagttatctgcaaaccaatgataaaagtttgctgacaaaagatcagattgcagatttgcatatttccgttcaaaactAATGCTTTATGgttaaaaccgttactaacggtttaagaaaactgcataaaaaattaatttttgaactgtatttttttgtcagcagtcttatatcatttgtgttttgcaaaaaatggctcgttccaagacaagaaatgaaaaagttgtcaaacttcaatctgtgagagtgcagctttaaagttcagatgaaaaaatatcaacctgtatttaaatatcaacctgtattaatgtttttttattaatagctGCATGGCCATGAAATCTACAGTTTAAAAAGCCCCATTGCTCATATTTTTCATCTGTACCTTAATCATACGTTTTTAGATTGTTTTGATCAAGTCAAATGCATTAAAagtgataatgcattaaaataaaaaaataaaaaggtttggGCATCAACCTtgtatttttaaagagttttactGCATTAATAACTAGATCTTTACTTTACTACATTTGTACCAAACTTTATACTTCTCAGCTGgtaatcataaaacatattgagttatttcttaaaggggctgtactctgtatgataaaatagcgaaaaaaaaagaacattgttgaaaactgacataaacttggcatcgatgtgtacaatgcattgaaacttactaactgaagtacctcatagtttacaatttatttaagtttagaagttatttcgtattttttccattaaaaaagattactgggtatgtctaccaggtagaattcatttcttatgcgtgattggctggtcggtgttatcacgtgatattacccaggtaggtgtatagcttaattatgtcatccAATTAGAGTAAGCCATTGTAGCTCAGTTGATACGaagctggactgcaattttggcaacacgggttcgaacccggtctccgacacaatttttttttcacattttggtacgtttttttttacaattatgatatcaaagcgtaacacattctattagataattgtcctgagattctttatagaaaaaaaactttcttgggtgccaatctggtgtacagtccctttaacttAATCTTAACTCTGTTTTCCTAAGTTAAGCATCACACTgttcatatgatataataacataattaaatatgtcaaatactttattttaataagtttaatgtaatacacatacttttatgttaaaaacactaGTCTTTCAGTTTTTGTTACAGTTGACTATGAAAATATTAGGAAATTGACCTAAGTTCAgaaatggcttaaaatgttatatgaatACCTGCCCAGAAGCAGAAGAAGATTTCCTTACTTTTATgtcaatttctttaaattttcatagtcaaattgtttttaacattaaagaataaggtcaatgaaaatgatgtattttggaaattcttaactttttatttcatttatgacCAAATAGATACTAATATTAGGAAATTGTCTTATTAAtgagttaggaaatgactttaaatgttttacgaATACTGGCCCAGAAGCAGAACTTTTATGCAGCTGAATACAGCAAATGGAAAGCTCAAAGCATTTCACGTTGCAGTACAGAGTGATGGAAAGGCATGATTtgtgtaataattatttttttttgagatCAGCCATTAGTTTGTTGTTGTTACAGAGATGGCAACTTGGGAGATATTGCACGTGCTGGCAGTCTGCACGAGTTTCTCATGCAGCTTCACGAAGACTATGGTCCTGTAGCCTCATTCTGGTGGGGACCTACTTACACCGTCTCCATCTGTGAGGAGGACCTGTTTAAGCAGCACACAAATGTCTTTGACAGACCAGGTGAATATTAAACAccttaaaaaaacttttcaaaactgtcagtagaaataacaatttttctgtgttttattttacccCAATATCTCATTGGGCCGATTTGATGACCTTAAGTTTAATTTGTGAAGTCATTATTCTATCAATGGTAAACATAGGTAAATTGATATGTGCTCTGTTTCAAATTCCTGTTATGCCTGATTTGTGACTATAATATCTctaaatttaaagatgcactcttactcccaaataagatttatcacaattaatgatattgttttaattttccaaaaatgatgaataaatgtcgaaaacaatggttcttatgaaggataccgagttgaatttgaaagaaatgagcataaaacacggtatttctaccttacaAAACTATtgaagaccacagtaaatcttttagcattcaccaatcatttcatattcttgcgctttctgctattaaatacactgttacgatcttgttatcagtaactaatattttccataaatgcattatttagtaagtagttaaaggtttatcagtcaaaatttatgtttgttatgcatgtgtatgtattgattttgaatcagagtgtcactttaagcaatTTATACTTACTTATATTAGCTGAATTATGAATCACTCTTGAGTCTgcttcctgggtagaaaccagtactggggTCCTTTTGAGAGGGCACGAGAAAGGACCCCCGTCGGGGATCAAACCCTTAATGTCTTAGATGAGACGCAGACTCCTATACAGCTAAACTACCCTCACCCTCTTTTACCGggtatattgaaatgtatttattgcTTTTATTCTCTTTAACTAATGATGTACTGGTAATGTAAACTTTATATCTCCCCAGTTGAGCCGTTTAGGCTATTCGAGCCTTTGATCGGCATGAAGTGTATCCAATACGCAAACGGTCAGGAGGGGCGTGCACGTAGACGTCACTATGACACAGTCTTTACTCATGAGGCGACCAAAAAATACTTCCTTGACTTCCAGGAGGTATGTTAACAGCCTTGTTAATTATATCCGCTTGCAAATTGCCAGGAGAGACTGTGCTGACATCACTACTGTAAGTGCTTCAGGAAATACTTTTTGATTTCAGCTATGGAACCATTGGAAATTGACCATTTGCCAATAAAAGGATGTTGATTCATAAATAAGTACTTAGCAGATAGTCCAAAACATTCactttaaaaccttaaaatttaaaGATAGGATCATTATTGACCAAATATTTAagtcaacttatttattatgtgGAATGAAAAGTTATTTCATGGATTTGAAATTTGAAGCAAGATGTAAAGAAGAATGATGAATGTGATGATGGCCAGGAactaattatgttttttatttggccttatttATGAACAGATAGCCGATGAGCTGGTCAAGAAGTGGGACGGTCTTGTGAAAGAGGACCACATTCCCGTGACGGAGTACATGACCATGTTTACACTGAAGGCTGTGCTCCTCTCCTTGTATGGCAAATATATGAAGGATGACAAGAAAGTAGTAgagtttaaacacatttatgaTCAGGTATGGTGAGCTTAATGATTTGCTTGGTTTTCACTAAAGTTGTGGAAATGCTATGGATTAAAAATTGATCCTAATTTAAGGATCCTAGAACAGCAATTTGGCCTAAATCGTTCAAACTTAAGTACCTTCACGGGATATTTTTATGTGTTATTTGTACCATGCTCTTCTTTTAAAGGGAATGAGTTTGACCAATTTTTACTAGAAAAATTATTGGCACTTCCAACAGGTGACACATTTATATATGCTTATAtcataaactgtttgttttctaGGTTTGGAGTGAATTGGAGCTAAGACTCAAAGAGCCTCCTACAGACATCCGGGAAAAAACTCTGCAAGAGGGTACGTACAGAATGGTTTTCATTTAGTAATCAATGGCTTCTATTTTAATGTGGAGTtatcaacaaacaaaaaaagattgcaaggctttgaaatgtaaacttTCAGGCATAACCCTGTTTTTGGCATTAATTGTGTTTCTAAAAAAGTATTGACGATCGTTCATAGTTTAGATTATGCACGTAACTGTATGGGTGTCCCCTGGTACTCTTAAGCATTGTAAGGTTAGATAAGATATCTTATTAGtttcaacattatatattttactatggTTGTGAAGAAATAATGATAACTTATAGTAAGTaactctcattggcacaatgTTTCGTGTgagtgtggttttgtgttgtgggggaaaccggtgTACCTGGAGAAAAGTCAATTGTATgccttggtgaccacaaaccaaatcACATGCGCCCAGGGGTGGAATCGAAACCCTGCTGGCCATGGTGAGAAGTGTGTGAGCTAACCAGACAACCGGTCATACAGTATCTTATTTAAACAGAGACCCAGCACCAAACATCTGTTTTGCTACtctgatgaaatatatatttgatgaaatatatattcattataggTAAGAAGAAGATGTTTGCCCTCACAAACGAGATAGTGAAACACCGCCGAGCTCATCCCCCAGAACATGGAGAGGAACTATTTCTGGACGTGTTGCTTGATGGAGACAATGATGAAGTGATCTCCTGTGACGCTCTTGCCTATGTGATTGGAGGGTTCCACACTTCAGGGAATTGTAAGAAACATTCTTTTATTGAGATtatgatttacatgtatacatagaggatatttgtttatttcagtgtaagatcgtattttatttcacaagtgtcatagaaaaacatattttcatgagtgGCGAAgtttttgacaacatttattGGTTcaaagtccagtgttctgttttgattaaggcaagtaactacaaaggcatttaaaagtagttatgaaagttaatattttcactccttattttgcagtgaaaatatcaaatttgatattttaactgttgttatttcactgtttaaaccccatatttcatcgtataGCATGAAAGAAATTTGTATCATGTTTCTATTGCTCAATGCAATACTATGGTAGATGtttctatattatatatatgcagaTACCATAGTTTTGCTCTGA encodes the following:
- the LOC128235177 gene encoding cytochrome P450 20A1-like, producing the protein MLAFAIFAVVFVLGLIGAVIYLYPSSKSPSTVPGLDPVNKEDGNLGDIARAGSLHEFLMQLHEDYGPVASFWWGPTYTVSICEEDLFKQHTNVFDRPVEPFRLFEPLIGMKCIQYANGQEGRARRRHYDTVFTHEATKKYFLDFQEIADELVKKWDGLVKEDHIPVTEYMTMFTLKAVLLSLYGKYMKDDKKVVEFKHIYDQVWSELELRLKEPPTDIREKTLQEGKKKMFALTNEIVKHRRAHPPEHGEELFLDVLLDGDNDEVISCDALAYVIGGFHTSGNLLSWAFYFLGSHQDIQEKVYKEIKEKLGNDDVDFSTMNDLVYLSQVIDETLRCAVIGPYAARYQDHDSELGGHIIPKNTPVIHALGVASYNEKVFPEPEKFDPDRFAPEKKHLHHLSFVPFGFAGKRKCPGYRFAYAEVTVAMVTILRKFKVKLVEGQVITPVHGLVTHPSDEVWITISRR